The sequence below is a genomic window from Sphingobacterium sp. ML3W.
GCTGCGTCTGTAAAATTAGCATTTCCGCTAATTTTGGGGTTCTGGATATCTCCTTTGATATTTAGTTCAGCATCCGCTTTTCCATGGAGATTTGATACCAAAGATTTAAGAAATGGTTGAAAAAGAATCAGGTCCGTATTTTGTAGTGCAGCCTTAAGATCTAATTTATCATTTTTGTCATTGATGTTGTATGTGCCAGATAGTGCAATACGTTTACTTCCATCTTCAATTTTGCTATCTAGATGAACGAGATCTGCATTCTGATCATAATTTGCTGTTAATTTTAACTGACCAATGGGGATTTGATTATAAATTATTGGGCTTGTAGATAAATTTGCAATAAAATAGGGTGATTTGAAAATGGAATTAATCTCTAAGTTTCCATTCATTTCACCGAGCATATTGATGCCAAGTGGTTTTGTAATACCATTTAATGAACTGAGGTTAAAATCTTTGAATAAAATATTTACGCGATCGCTTTCTTCATTCGATAACACCCCATTAAGCTGTACTTTTTGTTCATCGTGTTTTAATACTAAATCTTGGATATACCATTTTCCTTTTGAAACTTTTAATTCTGAGCCCTGGTTTAATGTCCATTTATTCTTATTTATTATAATGGTTGACGGGTCGAAGTTAATAAATGCAGGTTTTTGATGGGCAAATTGAATTACTCCGTTGAGATCTAAATTATTGCTGGCATCTAGTTCTGATAATTTGATGTTAAACCTTAGACTATCGTTAGCAAGAATATTAGCAATGTTTATATTCTTAATATAGGTGCTATCAGTGAGATTAATGCGGTCCGCTGAGGCAGAGACTGACATAGATTCCGTATTCGAAATTTGATCAACAATTAGGTTTGCCACCTTAATGCCACTATAATTAAAGATGGGACTATACAAGTTGAATTGTGCATGATGATCATCACTTGAAAATTTCGCATGAAGTGTTGCACCACTATCTAAGCTAATTTCTTTTTTAAAAAAAGTGGCTATAGGTTCAAATGACTTGATGTCAAGGTTAAGTTCAAAATTTTGCGTATTGTATGTATTTGTTTCAAAACCGATTGCTGGGGCATAGCGCATAGCAAGCATCTTGAAGTAAGATACTATGGTATTTAAATCGATTCGACCATTTAGAGAAGCGTCGACGACATCAGAAGAAAGGGTTAGTACTCTGTTATTTTCATCTCCGATAGCTTCGAATGAAAATGTGTTGATATCAAAATTTCCTTTTTGTGTGCTGAAGTTAATATTATTTGCCTGTAGTTCTCCGACTAGGTTATTGATATTGCTTCCCATTAAGTTAGTCTCGATTGTTGTGCTATGCACAATGATACCGTTTTGTTGTGAGAAATGAAGTGCGTATAAATCAGTATCATTAATATCCGCGGTAAGGTTATATCGAATAGCTGGATTTGACCAGTCTACCTCAGTTTGAAAATCAATTTTAGCATTTGGATCTTCAATTGCTCCTGAGCCTATAAATTTTTTATCAACAATTTTACCTGTCAATGGAATGTGCTGATAGGTATAATTCTTGAAGTCTACATTTTCTAAATGACCATCAATCGCTAACAACAAATTGTCGGAGCTGGTGCCACTACCTTTTAGATTAAGATCAAAACCACTTGTTTTTAAAACCTGATTATCCAATAGTGTGCCTATGCTAAAAGCTTTTGACTGATATAGGCCATCATATTGAAAATCATTCTGAAAGTTTAAGGATGACTCGGTATAAATTGAACCTAAATCAGTTTTTACTTCTCCATGAATTTTGAAGTTATTATATAAGCCGTTCAAACTTCCGTTGTATATGATTGTATTTGCACTTTTTAGAAGTTCAGGAAGTTTAAAATCTTTTCGATTACTAAGCTTAGGGAGAATGTTTTGTAAGTCTTTATACGTAGACTCAAGTTTGAGGTTAGATAACTTAAATTCTGTTTGCTCGATATCTGGAAGACCTGTTATTTTAACATTTCCAATTAATTTCGTTGATTTTTCGGTCTCAATGTGAATATTTTTTGCATCTATGTGATTTACTTTACCTTTTGCAGTTGCTTTTTTTATTTTTAAATCAAATTTTACGCGATGCATTGCGGAAGAAAAAAAGGCAATATCTGATGAATTTAGAACTGAATTTTTAATATTTAAATCAACATCAACACGATTGTTAAAATCTGAGAAATCCTCAAAACCATTGAACTCTAGCTTAACATAATCTTTTATAATAGAACTATTCGTAATCAGTAATAATTTTTTTAATTCGATTTTGCGATTGCTTACAAAAGCATTGGTAGCTAGACCTTTTATTTCTAGCCCTTTTTTTTCGATTAAATTAAGTTGTTTTATATCAAGTTGGATTGTATTATTATCAAATTTTATTCCTTGAAAATCTGCATTGAGATGTTTAATATCTAGGTCTCCGAAATCAACTACTTTAGCATAATGCTTCTTCGTATGATCAATATAGCGAAATTGATTGTTTACTAATTTCAATTGTTTTAAGTCAAAAATCAGATTTTTACTCACCTGTTTTTTATCCTTTTTAGGAGGGTTTAGATAATCTAATAAGAACTTAATGTTAGAACTATCTTTGTATACTTGATAATAAGCTGATGTATTTTCTAAGGTCAATTTATTGATAACAATTTTATTGTTTCCCCAATACTGATTTAGATTGATAGACGCATTTAATCTTTCAGCGATTAAAATCGTATCACCTTTGGTATCATATAATTCAAATCCTTCTAAAATCAAAGAATGGAAAGGCTTGAAATAAATATTTTTTAGCGCAATTTTTGTGTTTAACTCTTTAGAGAGATAGGATACCGCTTTTTTGGCAATAAAGTTCTGAACGGGTTTCAATTGTAACGATAGCACCAATCCAGCTAGCAAAAGGAGTATGCTAACCAATGTAATGAGTGCTATTTTAATTATTTTTTTGATACTTTTGTACAATATTAATTACCCCAAAGCTATGGCTGTTATTTTAGGTATTGAATCATCTTGCGATGAAACATCTGCTTCAATTTGTATCGATGGAGAAATATTTTCCAATGTTATTGCTACTCAGGCGATTCATGCAAAATATGGAGGTGTAGTTCCAGAATTAGCATCACGTGCGCACCAACAAAATATTATACCAACGGTTGAAGAAGCCATTCGTGTTGCAAAAATACATAAAAATCAAATAGATGCAGTAGCTTTTACGCGCGGTCCAGGATTATTAGGTGCTTTATTGGTTGGAACTTCATTTGCAAAGTCTTTTGCTTTAGCTCGTAATATCCCATTGATTGATGTAAATCATATGCAAGCCCATATATTAGCACATTTTATTGAAGGACCTAAGCCTACTTTCCCTTTTTTATGTCTTACGGTATCTGGTGGACATACACAAATCGTATTGGTAAAGGATTATTTTGAAATGGAAATTTTGGGACAAACTTTAGATGATGCGGCTGGAGAGGCATTTGATAAAACAGCAAAGATTTTAAATTTGCCATATCCTGGCGGACCATTGATCGATAAGCATGCTCAAAATGGAAACCCGGATGCTTACAAACTCCCAGAACCCCAAATACAGGGTTTAGATTTTAGCTTTTCGGGGCTGAAGACTGCAATTCTTTATATGGTGCAAAAGGAAGAAAAGTCAGATTCAGATTTTTTGAAAAATCATATTGATGATGTGTGTGCATCTGTTCAATCTCGTATTGTATCGATATTGCTCAATAAGTTGAAAAAGGCTGCAAAGGAAACCGGTGTCAAAGATATTGCTATTGCTGGAGGAGTCTCTGCAAACTCAGGTTTGCGTAAAGAATTGGTTGCAATGGGGGAGCGTTATCATTGGAATGTATTTATCCCTAAGTTTGAATATTGTACAGATAATGCGGCAATGATTGCTATTGCCGGATATCAGAAATATGTAATCAAAGATTTCGTCGGACAGGATGTAGGGCCATTGGCACGTATGCATATGTAGTCCGTTGATCTTGACCGTAAAAAAAGACTAGATTAAACAGCAATGCCCCAAACAGCTAGTCTTTTTTTATTTTATTGAGGAGCACTATAACCGTATGCTTCAGCGATACTTTTAAAAACTCCGGCTGTTGATTCATAAAAGTTCAAATTGTAGCCCTCAGCTCCCCAAAATACGGTTGCTATTTTGATGGATTTACCGGATTGAAAAATAGATAATACTTGTAGATTTTCGAAGTCGAATATTCCACCGTCATCTACACGCCAGGTGCTCATTTCATCATATTTTGCAGGAAAATCTAATGTGATGATTTGATTATTGTGTAGATATGATAGTACAGCGAGTGCGGAATCATTTTTAACTTCAAAAAGCGTTAAGTTTATTTCATCTTGATTATTCAGTTCTGCTATCGTTAGGCTTTTTGTTATATGTCGATTATATTTATTTGATAATGTAGTTTTTGTCTGATGACAGGTCTCTTTTTCGGTCTTTTTGAAAGGTGAAAATTTGTTGTCATCAATGAATTTTTGATTCACTAATAGTGCAAAATCCCCCTCATTTATTTTTTCTTTTATAATGAAAAAATCGCCACCATTGTTTGAGAAATTGAAACTAGTTTGACGTCCATTAGAGGCTTCACTTTCAGGTTTTGTTGCTGAATAAATAATTGGAGTCATTTTATTATTGATGATGGCATATGTTGCGAGTTTGGGATTTATTTTCTCATTCTCTACTGGCAAGCTGACTAAAGAATCTTTTTTCTCATTTAAAAAAGAAAAGATTATTAGGTCTTTGGTACTATCTTTTTTTTTCTTGACTGCTTTCTTTTATTTTTTCTTGCATGCAACTTGTTAATATTGTGCTCAGTATGCTAAATGATAGCCATATTTTTAAGGTTGTTCTCATCCTTGTTCTTGTATGTTTTTCTATTCTGTATTTTAAAAATACGGTAAATATCGTGAAAGTAAAATTTTCTTTTTTATGGAATTTTATTAACTGTGCATCCTAGTTTAAAATGTAAACTTAATTTTTAAAGCTATGCTAAATTCGAAATTGAATATTTATCAAAGAGAATGGTTAGAGGTTGTCTTTGCAGGGCGTAATCAATCTTACGGCGCTTTTGAATTACGAAATTTATCGAATTGGGCTACGAATTGGTCTATTGTGATTGTCTTGAGTTTGGTTGCTTTAGGTGTGGTGGGCAACAGTATTTATAATCGATATTTCAAACCTGATGTGCCAGTTGTTCAGCAAAGAGAAATTGTTGTTGATCTTAACACTTTGTATGAAATGGAAGAAAAAGTGAAGGAAAAGCAAGTAGAAGAACCTGTTCCTGTTCAAGAAAAAACCTCTTTGCAGATTGCTGTAGATTTACCAAAAGAGGAATTGATACGTTTCGTAGAACCGAAAGTTACACATAGGGATCGAGTTACAGAAGATATTGCAACGCAAGATGAATTGACTAAAACGAACAGGATGTCGGCACGTTTGAGTTTGAAAGCAAGCGCCACGGGCACTTCTATACCTAGGGGTGAGTTTGGCTCTGTAAAACGCGATGGCGGTATTACAGGTGTCAAAGAAGGGGCAGTAAATGGAAATTCGGATGTTGTTAATGATTTTAAAACTGTAGAAGTAATGCCAACTCCACATGGAGGGATGCAAGCTTTTATGAAATGGGTGGGTGAGTATTACCAATATCCTGAAGCAGCTTTACAGCATGGTGTGAATGGGGTGGTTGAAGTTTCTTTTGTGGTAGAAAAGGATGGGACACTGACGGATATTTTGGTTAAAAGAGATATCTCCTATGATACAGGAAAAGCTGCTATCGAATTATTGCTTAAAGCGAAGAAATGGAGGCCCGGTATTCAAAATGGAAGACCCGTTCGAGTAGCCTATACATTGCCTATTCGTTTGAATACAGTTTCACAATAGACATGTCGCTTTTCGGGTTTAACTTTATTTAACAGTGAGCGATTTAAACTTTAGACAGTTTTCAACATCTTACTAACACATGTCTGCAAAAGTATGTGTTCATAATTGCGCAGACAAAAATATGTTAATTGTATTAAAAGAGAAATATCATGAAAAAGTTAATGTTAAGCTTGTTGCTATCTGGAGTTATATTTGCAGGTGTTGCGCAAGAAAAAGTTAATGTTAAAGTAAACGTAAGCCATGATGGTCGTCGTTCTGTTAACAGAGAATTTAAGGTAGATAAAAAATCGGCAGAAGAGATTGCGCAAATCCGTACTGATCGGATGGATAAAAAATTAAAATTTACTGATAAGCAACGTAAGGAAATTTATTCATTGCAATTGGATCAGGCTAAAAAAGATAAAAAGAACTTTGCCGATCGTCGAGTCGCGATGGACCAAGTGAAAAAAGATCGTATGGCGCAACGTGAAAAGTTGATTAAAAGTTTGAATCCTGAGCAACAAAAAATATATAAAGAGTCTTTTTCGGAAAATCGTAAACAGCATCGTATGCGTAAATCAGGAGATCGTCCCGTGCGTCGTGATCATATAGAAAGAAATCATAAAGAGGAGAAAGGTAAGATAGAGGTTAGTAAAGAAACTTCGGTAAAGAGTAGTTAATGTGTTTTAAGGTTTTGTGTTAATTTTTTTTTCAGAAAGGTCCGCTCGTAAGAACGGACCTTTTTGTTATTTAATAAACCTTCTAGTTATTGGATTCATATCAAATATTTTAGTAACCAAATAACTTAATACAAAACTAATAATCGAAATCAATACTATTTTTATACCTGCTGGCAGATAAGGTACTTTGAAAAATAGATCTGATATTCCTTGTACAATTATAAAGTGAGACAGGAATATACCGAAGGTGGCGAGTGACCAATCCTTGAGCGCTTTTGATTCTTTAATTTTTAGTTTTTGAAAAATAATAAAGACCGAAAAAGTCATCATGGCAACATTAATAGAACAGAAATACCATACAATTTCCAAATTAGCATAATTAGCAGGATAGAACTTTTGAGTAATTAAAAAACCAGAAAAAGTGATGGTAAATCCGACTAGAAATACCGGTATTGAAATCGCTAATGTTTTGTTCCAAGACCAAGTTAAAGGGAATTTGACTAAATAATAAGCAAGGACAATGTAACCAATGAAACCTGAGAAATAATAAAATGTCCCAAATTCATTCCATGTACATACACCCCAGATTCCTGTATCGCCATAATTACCTGTATAACCGAGTAAAGGTGCAGCCATTTTAATGTAGGGTAAGATCAAGGTTATGATCCAAAAACTCAAAAAGATTTGAATATCTTTTTTTGAGGCACGATCTAACCAAGAACCAAAAATGGGAATGATTAAGTAGATACCTATGAGCATATAAATATACCATAGCGGAGTCGTGTCATAATTAAAATTGAAAATAGAAGTGATTATCTTAGTTAGCGTACCTTCTACAGTATATTTTTCAATTGATATTAGCCCATTTGGACTCGATTTGATAAAATAGGCATAAAGGGCGAATGCTATGGGAAGGGCTATGGACCAAAATAATAATGGAATAATGATGCGTCCAATACGTTTTTTATAAAATGTGGCCAGATCTGTCTTGACAGGGAACAATAAGATGCCAGACATCATCGCAAAAAGTGGTACACAAGGCCTAACGAGACTTCCTATAAACACCGCAGTATGAAACGAAATACTATTGTCAAATGACGCTACAAAAGCATCACAACTGTGACATAATACGACTAAAAAGCAAGCGAAAATTCTTAAAAAATCAATCCAGGGAATGTAAGTTCTTTTTGTTTGTGAATCCATAAATAAGTGAGGTTTTTATTGATGGCGCTAAGCTAACAAAAAAAATAGCAATTGATTTCAAACCAATTGCTACATTTTTGTTAATCTTTATTCTTTTGTTGCTCTTTCCATTGTTTAGAGAAAGATTTGTCGGCTAGTTTTGGCAGCTGTCTGTTGTTGCCCCATATTTTTTTAAAGAATGTACTTATAAAAAAGTTTTTCAACTTACCTCCGAATAAATCAATTAGCTTTCTTCTCTGTATGAAGTACGTAAAGCCTTTCCATGCTTTTTTCTCTATTGACGGGGCTAAATCTTCCGCTACAGCATCTCTTCTATTTAACAATAGCATTCGTTGAATGTCAATACCAACAGGACATACCTCTGTACATTTACCACAAAGGGAAGAGGCGTAGCTTAAGTGTTTAAATTCTTTCATTCCACTAAGATGTGGTGATATGAGAGAACCAATAGGACCTTGATAAGTAGTTTCATAGGTGTGCCCACCAATATTTTGATAGATAGGGCATACATTTAAGCATGCTCCGCAACGAATGCAGTATAAACCTTGTCGTTGTTCCTTTTGGGCTAAAAGATTGGTGCGGCCATTGTCTAATAGGACTACGTACATTTCTTCAGGACCATCAGACTCATAAGCTTGTCTGGGACCACTTAGCAAGGTGTTATAAACCGTTAAATTTTGTCCTGTTCCATGAGTGGAAAGCAACGGCCAAAATAAATCAAGGTCGTTTATCGATGGTAATATTTTCTCAATGCCAACAATAGCAATATGAATTTTAGGAAAAGCTGTTGTTAAACGTGCATTACCTTCGTTTTCCGTAATGGCAATACTACCAGTATCTGCTATTAGAAAATTGGCTCCCGATATGCCTATATCAGCTGTTTTATATTTTTCGCGCAACAGTTCGCGCGCTTTCATTGTTAATTCTTCTGCAGTAGCTTCAAGTGGTGTTCCAAATTTATCGTGAAATAACTGGGCGATATCAGCTAGACTCAAATGCATCGCTGGAGTGACGATGTGATAAGGTTTTTGACCTAGTAATTGAATGATAAATTCACCAAGGTCACTTTCCAAAGCCTCAATTCCTTTTTCCTCTAAAAAATGATTCAGTTCAATTTCTTCTGAAGCCATGGATTTGGATTTGATAATGCTTTTGGCATTATTTCGTTCCATGATTTTCCAGATTTCCTGACGGGCCTCTTCAGCGTCATTGGCCCATATCACTTTTCCACCTCTTTTTATGAATTTGCTTTCAAACTCTAATAGATATTTATCTAAATGTTCAATAGCTCTCCATTTTGTTAGATTTGCTTCTAAACGAGAGTTCTCCAGATTCACGAATTTACTCTTCCCTTTTTCGAAAGCAATATTATACTTGTCGATATTATAATTGATAATATCGCGATGCTTACTGTCGAAAGATTTGGTTGCACTTTCTTTCAAAAATTTATCTGCAGAGCTTACTGACATCTAATTCTTTTAATTTTATAAAAAAAGTTGGTAATAAATTACCAACTTTTAAAGATAACGCTTATAAATTATTTCTCGCATGATGCGATCAATTTATTTAATTTTTAAGTTCAAATTTAAGCTCAACTCATCCAATTGATTTTGATGTATTGTAGAAGGAGCATCAATCATCACATCTCTACCTGAATTGTTTTTAGGGAAAGCGATGACATCACGAATAGAATCTATTCCTGCTAATAAAGCTACCAAACGATCAAATCCAAATGCCAGTCCACCATGTGGAGGAGCGCCATAGGTAAATGCTTCCATTAAGAAGCCAAATTGTTTTTGTGCTTCTTCTGGTGTAAAGCCCAAATGTTTAAACATGAGGGACTGTAATTCACGGTCGTGAATACGTATCGAGCCACCGCCGACTTCAGTTCCGTTCAGGACGAAATCATATGCATTGGCCCTCACTTCACCTGGATTAGTATCCAATAAAGCTATATCTTCTGGTTTTGGTGAAGTAAACGGGTGGTGCATCGCATGATAACGCTCCGATTCTTCGTCCCATTCTAACAATGGGAAATCCAATACCCAAAGTGGAGCAAATTTATTCTTATCGCGAAGACCTAATTGATTGGCAACTTCTAAGCGAAGTTCATTTAATTGCTTACGAACTTTGTCCTTCGGACCTGCCATGATTAAGAATAGATCTCCAGGTTTTGCTTGGAGTAATTTTGCGAATTCTAATAATTGCTCAGGGGTATAGAATTTGTCTACGGAAGACTTAACTGTACCGTCTTCGTTATAACGTGCATATACCAGACCCGTTGCACCAACTTGAGGACGCTTCACATAATCAGTTAATGCATCCAATTGTTTACGCGTGTAGTGC
It includes:
- the tsaD gene encoding tRNA (adenosine(37)-N6)-threonylcarbamoyltransferase complex transferase subunit TsaD, giving the protein MAVILGIESSCDETSASICIDGEIFSNVIATQAIHAKYGGVVPELASRAHQQNIIPTVEEAIRVAKIHKNQIDAVAFTRGPGLLGALLVGTSFAKSFALARNIPLIDVNHMQAHILAHFIEGPKPTFPFLCLTVSGGHTQIVLVKDYFEMEILGQTLDDAAGEAFDKTAKILNLPYPGGPLIDKHAQNGNPDAYKLPEPQIQGLDFSFSGLKTAILYMVQKEEKSDSDFLKNHIDDVCASVQSRIVSILLNKLKKAAKETGVKDIAIAGGVSANSGLRKELVAMGERYHWNVFIPKFEYCTDNAAMIAIAGYQKYVIKDFVGQDVGPLARMHM
- a CDS encoding translocation/assembly module TamB domain-containing protein, which gives rise to MYKSIKKIIKIALITLVSILLLLAGLVLSLQLKPVQNFIAKKAVSYLSKELNTKIALKNIYFKPFHSLILEGFELYDTKGDTILIAERLNASINLNQYWGNNKIVINKLTLENTSAYYQVYKDSSNIKFLLDYLNPPKKDKKQVSKNLIFDLKQLKLVNNQFRYIDHTKKHYAKVVDFGDLDIKHLNADFQGIKFDNNTIQLDIKQLNLIEKKGLEIKGLATNAFVSNRKIELKKLLLITNSSIIKDYVKLEFNGFEDFSDFNNRVDVDLNIKNSVLNSSDIAFFSSAMHRVKFDLKIKKATAKGKVNHIDAKNIHIETEKSTKLIGNVKITGLPDIEQTEFKLSNLKLESTYKDLQNILPKLSNRKDFKLPELLKSANTIIYNGSLNGLYNNFKIHGEVKTDLGSIYTESSLNFQNDFQYDGLYQSKAFSIGTLLDNQVLKTSGFDLNLKGSGTSSDNLLLAIDGHLENVDFKNYTYQHIPLTGKIVDKKFIGSGAIEDPNAKIDFQTEVDWSNPAIRYNLTADINDTDLYALHFSQQNGIIVHSTTIETNLMGSNINNLVGELQANNINFSTQKGNFDINTFSFEAIGDENNRVLTLSSDVVDASLNGRIDLNTIVSYFKMLAMRYAPAIGFETNTYNTQNFELNLDIKSFEPIATFFKKEISLDSGATLHAKFSSDDHHAQFNLYSPIFNYSGIKVANLIVDQISNTESMSVSASADRINLTDSTYIKNINIANILANDSLRFNIKLSELDASNNLDLNGVIQFAHQKPAFINFDPSTIIINKNKWTLNQGSELKVSKGKWYIQDLVLKHDEQKVQLNGVLSNEESDRVNILFKDFNLSSLNGITKPLGINMLGEMNGNLEINSIFKSPYFIANLSTSPIIYNQIPIGQLKLTANYDQNADLVHLDSKIEDGSKRIALSGTYNINDKNDKLDLKAALQNTDLILFQPFLKSLVSNLHGKADAELNIKGDIQNPKISGNANFTDAAFIINYLKTPYHLSDKVIILSNGIFLNNFKLLDPKDNEAIINGMIDLNKLSDPNIDIKIKANNFLTLNTTIKDNNLYYGTAYASGDFNFKGVTSAINIDIKAKSNDNTIINIPFNSSMTISDNDFIYFVSKDSLNSTDQVKRKSFNGITMNMDLSLTPNAEMNLYTSLGGVSGRGTGNITMKIASLGDFGMFGDYIISSGKFNFKAQDYINKIFDLKEGGTIRWAGNPSEANINLTAIYQQRTSLSALYNAAGQTDNPQRILAQADMNLKGLLSQPEINFDLNFPQDPYVKDELQGYLSDVNNINQQALSLIVRRSFTPGSQTDFGKEVNNTLLSAGTEIAFNQLNNIIAESLNINFFDINIKSLNDASASLRLFNDRLILTGGITDNRSNQLTDLNVFSDRVSTDAEALFYLRKDGRLLLRGSNRLNTRNFLINPNGEEYVSAVGLVYRQEFNSFSEFIKRMFPFGKKKKAVQQ
- a CDS encoding LutB/LldF family L-lactate oxidation iron-sulfur protein, which produces MSVSSADKFLKESATKSFDSKHRDIINYNIDKYNIAFEKGKSKFVNLENSRLEANLTKWRAIEHLDKYLLEFESKFIKRGGKVIWANDAEEARQEIWKIMERNNAKSIIKSKSMASEEIELNHFLEEKGIEALESDLGEFIIQLLGQKPYHIVTPAMHLSLADIAQLFHDKFGTPLEATAEELTMKARELLREKYKTADIGISGANFLIADTGSIAITENEGNARLTTAFPKIHIAIVGIEKILPSINDLDLFWPLLSTHGTGQNLTVYNTLLSGPRQAYESDGPEEMYVVLLDNGRTNLLAQKEQRQGLYCIRCGACLNVCPIYQNIGGHTYETTYQGPIGSLISPHLSGMKEFKHLSYASSLCGKCTEVCPVGIDIQRMLLLNRRDAVAEDLAPSIEKKAWKGFTYFIQRRKLIDLFGGKLKNFFISTFFKKIWGNNRQLPKLADKSFSKQWKEQQKNKD
- a CDS encoding energy transducer TonB, with the translated sequence MLNSKLNIYQREWLEVVFAGRNQSYGAFELRNLSNWATNWSIVIVLSLVALGVVGNSIYNRYFKPDVPVVQQREIVVDLNTLYEMEEKVKEKQVEEPVPVQEKTSLQIAVDLPKEELIRFVEPKVTHRDRVTEDIATQDELTKTNRMSARLSLKASATGTSIPRGEFGSVKRDGGITGVKEGAVNGNSDVVNDFKTVEVMPTPHGGMQAFMKWVGEYYQYPEAALQHGVNGVVEVSFVVEKDGTLTDILVKRDISYDTGKAAIELLLKAKKWRPGIQNGRPVRVAYTLPIRLNTVSQ
- a CDS encoding acyltransferase, whose amino-acid sequence is MDSQTKRTYIPWIDFLRIFACFLVVLCHSCDAFVASFDNSISFHTAVFIGSLVRPCVPLFAMMSGILLFPVKTDLATFYKKRIGRIIIPLLFWSIALPIAFALYAYFIKSSPNGLISIEKYTVEGTLTKIITSIFNFNYDTTPLWYIYMLIGIYLIIPIFGSWLDRASKKDIQIFLSFWIITLILPYIKMAAPLLGYTGNYGDTGIWGVCTWNEFGTFYYFSGFIGYIVLAYYLVKFPLTWSWNKTLAISIPVFLVGFTITFSGFLITQKFYPANYANLEIVWYFCSINVAMMTFSVFIIFQKLKIKESKALKDWSLATFGIFLSHFIIVQGISDLFFKVPYLPAGIKIVLISIISFVLSYLVTKIFDMNPITRRFIK